From the genome of Vicia villosa cultivar HV-30 ecotype Madison, WI linkage group LG2, Vvil1.0, whole genome shotgun sequence, one region includes:
- the LOC131646530 gene encoding uncharacterized protein LOC131646530 — protein MSIMASSSLPSFIQIPTFSQKLTASQNNLHFAITKRDKELSSSPSHNILQKSLPLAASLAILLWSTPAHAGFMSGISGLEAVPGPQLPKIDFLNRINEENQKRYAENDARIKESPLVKKLLEQSKLNKEKNSKEIENKYCLRGAEWGVGDCSAEGMTIEERDKFIAMLKEKVGEK, from the exons ATGTCAATCATGGCTTCCTCTTCACTACCATCCTTCATTCAAATCCCAACCTTCTCTCAAAAACTCACTGCCTCTCAAAACAATCTCCACTTTGCTATAACAAAAAGAGACAAAGAATTATCTTCTTCTCCTTCCCACAACATTCTTCAAAAATCACTTCCTTTAGCTGCTTCACTCGCAATTCTTCTCTGGTCAACACCTG CACATGCTGGATTCATGTCAGGAATTTCAGGACTAGAAGCTGTTCCTGGTCCTCAGCTTCCTAAGATTGATTTCCTCAACAGAATAAATG AAGAAAACCAGAAGAGATATGCTGAAAATGATGCAAGAATCAAAGAGTCTCCCTTGGTGAAGAAATTGCTTGAGCAATCTAAGTTGAATAAAGAGAA GAATAGTAAAGAAATAGAGAACAAGTACTGTTTACGTGGTGCTGAATGGGGAGTTGGTGATTGTTCAGCAGAAGGAATGACAATAGAGGAGAGGGACAAATTCATAGCAATGTTGAAAGAGAAGGTTGGAGAAAAGTAA
- the LOC131646531 gene encoding UDP-glycosyltransferase 708G1-like — MSLLVPTTHHVALLPSSGMGHLTPFLRLAALLLQNHCHVTLITPQPTVSKAEELLISQFHSSFPQVNKLEFHLLPSYDTDASTASTDPFYLQFASIRRSSHLLSPLLASLSPPLSAFIFDMTLISPILPILESLGVPHYILFTSSATMFSFFSYFPSVAGSASSSDVVEIPEVDTIPRSSIPPPLLIPNSLFSKIFMEDSPKLKKLHGVLINTFEGLEGNVLEALNNGEVVKELPPIYGVGPFVPCEFEKIEQNGVTSATPSNWLDDQPDGSVVYVSFGSRTAVGRDQIREIGEGLVRSGYKFLWVVKDKKVDREEKGEEGLEEVLGFELMKRIKENGLVVKKWVDQSEILSHKSVGGFVSHCGWNSVIEAAWFGVPIMGWPQIGDQKINAELVSKGGWGVWKKEWGWEGECVVKGEEIGEAIKEMMSDESVGIKAAEVKEAAREAASVGGGSKVAIQALKEVWKKKVGKN, encoded by the coding sequence ATGTCTCTGCTTGTCCCTACAACTCATCATGTGGCACTCTTGCCAAGCTCTGGCATGGGCCATCTCACTCCATTTCTCAGGCTAGCAGCACTGCTTCTCCAAAATCACTGCCATGTCACTCTCATAACCCCTCAACCAACCGTCTCAAAAGCAGAAGAGCTTCTTATCTCTCAGTTCCACTCTTCATTCCCTCAAGTCAACAAACTTGAGTTTCACCTTCTCCCTTCTTATGACACTGATGCTTCCACTGCTTCCACCGACCCTTTTTACCTCCAATTTGCATCCATTCGTAGATCTTCACACCTTCTCTCCCCTCTTCTTGCTTCGCTTTCGCCGCCTTTATCCGCTTTCATCTTTGACATGACATTGATTTCACCTATTCTTCCCATTCTTGAAAGCCTTGGTGTTCCTCACTATATCTTGTTCACTTCTTCAGCTACCATGTTCTCCTTCTTCTCTTACTTTCCATCTGTGGCTGGTTCCGCGTCTTCTTCTGATGTCGTCGAGATTCCAGAAGTTGATACTATACCAAGATCATCAATCCCTCCACCGCTCTTGATTCCAAATAGTCTATTTTCTAAGATTTTCATGGAGGATAGTCCTAAGCTGAAGAAACTTCATGGAGTTTTGATTAACACTTTCGAAGGACTTGAAGGGAATGTCCTAGAGGCTCTTAACAATGGAGAAGTGGTGAAGGAGTTGCCACCTATCTATGGAGTTGGACCTTTTGTACCTTGTGAGTTTGAGAAAATTGAGCAAAATGGAGTTACTAGTGCTACTCCATCGAACTGGCTCGACGATCAACCGGACGGTTCGGTGGTTTACGTTAGCTTTGGAAGTAGGACTGCTGTAGGAAGAGATCAAATAAGAGAGATAGGAGAAGGGTTGGTGAGAAGTGGATACAAGTTTTTATGGGTGGTGAAGGATAAGAAAGTTGATAGggaagaaaaaggagaagaagggtTGGAAGAAGTATTAGGATTTGAGCTAATGAAGAGGATAAAGGAGAATGGGTTGGTGGTTAAGAAATGGGTGGATCAAAGTGAGATTTTGAGTCACAAAAGTGTGGGAGGGTTTGTGAGTCATTGTGGTTGGAACTCAGTGATAGAGGCTGCATGGTTTGGTGTACCAATCATGGGGTGGCCTCAAATTGGAGACCAAAAGATAAATGCTGAATTGGTTTCAAAAGGAGGGTGGGGTGTGTGGAAGAAAGAATGGGGGTGGGAAGGTGAATGTGTGGTGAAAGGGGAAGAGATTGGAGAGGCTATAAAAGAGATGATGAGTGATGAATCTGTTGGTATCAAAGCAGCAGAAGTTAAAGAGGCTGCAAGGGAGGCTGCAAGTGTTGGTGGGGGGTCTAAGGTTGCTATTCAAGCACTAAAGGAAGTGTGGAAGAAAAAAGTTGGAAAGAATTGA
- the LOC131646532 gene encoding uncharacterized protein LOC131646532, with amino-acid sequence MEMKMEVDTENREEEKDLFKAAEEGNSSIFESLSPQSLSKSLSLRNEDARSLLHVAASSGHSKVVKILLSSDASAEVINCGDEEGWAPLHSAASIGNLEIVEALLNKGADVNIKNNGGRTALHYAASKGRMEIAERLISHNAKLNLKDKVGCTPLHRAASTGNSELCEYLIEEGADVDAVDRAGQTPLMNAVVCYNKEVALLLIRHGADVDVEDKEGYTVLGRAADDFRAILIDAAKTMIE; translated from the exons ATGGAAATGAAAATGGAAGTAGACACTGAAAACAGAGAAGAAGAGAAGGATCTATTCAAAGCAGCTGAAGAAGGAAATTCATCAATCTTCGAATCACTGTCCCCTCAATCACTCTCCAAATCACTCTCTCTAAGAAACGAAGACGCTCGCTCTCTTCTCCATGTCGCCGCTTCTTCTGGTCACTCCAAG GTGGTGAAGATATTGTTGTCTTCTGATGCATCGGCTGAGGTGATAAATTGTGGAGATGAAGAAGGGTGGGCACCGCTTCATTCTGCTGCCAGCATTGGGAATTTGGAGATAGTAGAGGCTTTGTTGAACAAAG GAGCTGATGTTAACATAAAAAACAATGGAGGACGCACTGCCTTACACTATGCAGCCAGCAAAGGTCGGATGGAGATTGCTGAAAGACTCATCTCTCATAATGCCAAGCTTAATTTAAAGGACAAG GTTGGTTGCACTCCGTTGCATCGGGCAGCTAGCACTGGGAATTCTGAGTTGTGTgaatatttgattgaagaaggagCAGATGTTGATGCTGTTGATAGAGCTGGTCAAACTCCTCTAATGAATGCCGTGGTTTGTTATAACAAAGAG GTAGCTCTCCTTCTTATAAGGCATGGAGCAGATGTGGACGTGGAGGACAAAGAAGGGTACACAGTGCTTGGTCGAGCCGCCGATGATTTTAGAGCAATATTAATTGATGCTGCCAAGACCATGATTGAGTGA